The Leishmania donovani BPK282A1 complete genome, chromosome 9 genome includes a region encoding these proteins:
- a CDS encoding integral membrane transport protein, putative codes for MHAHEHHYGAAPLPAPEQEQPLGHYFSVTYAELLKAHVLDVHLPNILIGISASIEVPLVTILGRRIGANYSSIADYISVMALCRTLLDIPFGITVEYVGVRNVMFLCLFLNIVASLIGLNVSNGASLFAFCMLSGISLGGFFLARHIFVAGITSKKYRGLLMAILSGLLRWAHVIGPVASGIFASYSGDVRYSFVLSAIANSIAFGTLAIATQSTRCQQVCERTCRASLASSVARTPLHSEQEEDASDIVWHHPGVTGRDGAYVATALLPPATASFPTKSGVSSSLPDSANHRVIVGAERNGSTSPPHAHHLHHTHANGGVATRPRSCSAASTASASLHPDTGACQEHNFHLTTLWSTFVDYWSVIWRLGLYIVLATVLRANRKLLISFAGMRAAMTDAQVSYLMGFSFIFDALLFPLGGLMMDLLGRQFAMVPTAVGLGIVFMFLPLCTTELKLYVAASAFGIVDALGCGIIMTLTADRAPPRCGAPFFGIMRTVQDMGHVVGARGVSSLMRYAGFDVCCWMLTVAGFFTAVWGMYGVPSDTEALPEAPRLEQAAVVAHERRLHMLSSYSQSSEETAPLAVVSATATPSTTTYGTATRPQPAPCVRRQEGGEGYRSVARS; via the coding sequence atgcacgcgcacgagcaCCACTatggcgccgcgccactaCCGGCGCCAGAGCAGGAGCAGCCTCTGGGCCACTACTTCTCCGTGACTTACGCGGAGCTCTTAAAGGCGCACGTGCTTGACGTGCATCTTCCGAACATCCTCATCGGAATCAGCGCCAGCATCGAGGTACCGCTTGTCACCATTCTCGGCCGGCGCATCGGCGCCAACTACTCCTCTATCGCAGACTACATCTCCGTCATGGCCCTGTGCCGCACGCTGCTGGACATCCCGTTCGGCATCACCGTTGAATACGTTGGAGTGCGCAACGTTATGTTCCTCTGTCTGTTCCTAAATATCGTTGCCTCCCTCATCGGCCTCAACGTGAGCAACGGCGCCtcgctcttcgccttctgCATGCTGAGCGGCATCAGCCTCGGCGGCTTCTTCCTGGCGCGTCACATCTTCGTTGCCGGCATCACCTCCAAGAAGTATCGTGGCCTGCTCATGGCAATTCTGTCAGGGCTGCTACGATGGGCACACGTCATCGGCCCCGTCGCTTCAGGCATCTTCGCCTCGTACTCGGGCGATGTCCGCTACTCCTTCGTTCTGTCGGCTATCGCGAACAGCATCGCCTTCGGCACTCTAGCCATCGCCACGCAGTCGACTCGGTGCCAGCAAGTGTGCGAGCGCACGTGCAGGGCAAGCCTCGCGTCGTCTGTGGCAAGGACTCCGTTGCACTCAGAGCAAGAGGAGGACGCATCGGATATCGTCTGGCACCACCCGGGCGTGACTGGCAGGGACGGCGCATACGTAGCGACGGCACTGCTaccgccggcgacggcatctTTCCCGACAAAGAGCGGCGTTTCGAGTAGCTTGCCGGACTCGGCGAACCACCGTGTCATCGTCGGCGCGGAGAGGAATGGCAGCACTTCGCCCCCGCATgctcaccacctccaccacacgcacgcgaacGGCGGTGTGGCAACGCGGccccgcagctgcagtgcggcgagcacggcgtcggcgtcactGCACCCGGACACGGGGGCCTGCCAGGAGCACAACTTCCACCTCACAACGCTCTGGAGCACCTTCGTCGACTACTGGAGCGTGATCTGGCGCCTTGGCCTGTACATCGTGCTCGCCACCGTGCTGCGTGCGAACCGCAAGCTCCTCATTTCCTTTGCAGGAATGCGCGCGGCGATGACGGATGCGCAGGTCTCCTACCTGATGGGCTTCAGCTTCATCTTTGACGCCCTCCTGTTCCCTCTCGGCGGCTTGATGATGGACCTACTCGGGCGCCAGTTTGCCATGGTGCCCACCGCTGTCGGGCTCGGCATTGTCTTCATGTTCCTGCCCCTGTGTACAACGGAGCTGAAGCTCTACGTGGCCGCGTCGGCCTTCGGCATCGTGGACGCACTGGGGTGCGGCATCATCATGACGCTCACGGCGGATCGGGccccgccgcgctgcggggCGCCGTTCTTTGGCATCATGCGGACGGTGCAGGACATGGGCCACGTTGTTGGCGCTCGCGGTGTGTCAAGCCTCATGCGCTACGCCGGCTTCGATGTGTGCTGCTGGATGCTGACGGTGGCCGGCTTCTTCACGGCGGTGTGGGGCATGTACGGGGTCCCAAGCGATACAGAGGCGCTTCCCGAGGCACCACGGCTGGAGCAGGCGGCGGTCGTCGCACatgagcggcggctgcacatGCTCTCTTCCTACTCCCAAAGCAGCgaggagacggcgccgctggcggttgtgtcggcgacggcgacgccatcCACGACAACGTACGGCACCGCGACACGGCCGCAGCCTGCGCCGTGCGTGAGACGGCAAGAAGGTGGGGAGGGATACCGCAGCGTTGCGCGGAGCTGA
- a CDS encoding protein kinase, putative translates to MASLQSRLAPITNINNNAYTTTAGAPILRKPEMTSAASAVYISRKEAAVSSSHGAPTNKMMATAAVTGSSRCEEATGRRSGSKRDHETSVTTDQNPQDAAKSLPPPKKKVTYTLPHQNMEEGHFYVVLGEDIDVSTQRFKILSLLGEGTFGKVVESWDRKRKEYCAVKIVRNVPKYTRDAKIEIQFMEKVRQADPADRFP, encoded by the coding sequence ATGGCCTCCCTACAAAGCCGTCTGGCACCCATCACGAACATCAACAACAATGCCTACACAACGACAGCGGGGGCGCCGATACTGCGCAAGCCAGAGATGACGTCAGCAGCCTCTGCCGTTTACATAAGTAGGAAGGAGGCCGCTGTGTCAAGCAGTCACGGCGCCCCCACAAACAAgatgatggcgacggcggccgtgacGGGGAGTAGTCGCTGCGAGGAGGCTACCGGCCGCCGCTCCGGCAGCAAGCGCGACCACGAGACATCCGTCACGACCGACCAGAACCCCCAGGATGCCGCGAAGTCCTTGCCGCCGCCCAAGAAGAAGGTGACGTacacgctgccgcaccagaACATGGAGGAGGGCCACTTCTACGTGGTGCTCGGCGAGGACATCGACGTGTCGACGCAGCGCTTCAAGATCCTGtcgctgctcggcgaggGCACCTTCGGCAAGGTGGTGGAGTCGTGGGACCGCAAGCGCAAGGAGTACTGCGCGGTGAAGATCGTGCGCAACGTGCCCAAGTACACGCGCGACGCCAAGATCGAGATTCAGTTcatggagaaggtgcgccaGGCGGACCCTGCCGACCGGTTCCCG
- a CDS encoding minchromosome maintenance (MCM) complex subunit, putative gives MQQRSEEYSYIWGTGIAVEVFRDEFRRYLETFALGQVVADPSRRTPQSNGGEAAAARSSVSDTPAAAATAYALQEKYYLKELLRMHMQGRSTLEVDFTWLQRVAPRLYVQTVHHPTECLQMMSAVADEVYRDVLLLRHGIEVAEDVLIAVAAKKLPSMWTLKQLSPQHIEQLLSIKGMVIRVSKIIPEIRVACFQCWNCQYQERSVSGDKGRIFEPTRCAHCGKTYSFKLQHNLSLYEDKQLIKVQESPEHVADGETPISIGVVVYGSMVDAVVPGDRVIVTGVYRSTPIRLNANTRIIKSIFATHIDAVHIELVRATRASEAGARKGCFANGNATGTGLHVSTPTLATAKNAEGDLSSAVLMDTARLDMFHSLAHRPDIYDVLLHSFARTIWGHDDVKRGILAQLFGGTAKTFVFSERIGSGAAATTSSNSAVFRSELNVLLCGDPGVAKSQLLTQVHEIAPRGVYTSGKGSSSVGLTAFVVQDSDTGELVLEPGALVLSDRGLCCIDEFDKMNEATRSVLHEVMEQQTLSIAKAGIIAQLNARTSILAAANPKDSQWNAQLNVVENLQIEPTLLSRFDLIFLLLDCHDSAEDRRLAAHVLSLYMDTSRGARTRRAVTNGSGAAGGRVPPQGGCNDDGSGEEDEATQWRSTASAGQPTAASDDAAGTASTHVDATTGLPVEVHMELHGEVFLQGPPDAPYMPANILSEYIALARETIFPKLTEASHKMLARCYVELRQARGSSCTVSATLRQLESMIRLSEARAKMRYGSEVSVEDVVEAKRIISAALKKAATDPTTGLINLDMFHAADPGKNTVEGNMRRLEGLLKRRYLAQGRHTVSVAELRSVFNEQQSGAARPVAPAQFVELLALLSGGDVVQSFTATTVTLAMAGAAPM, from the coding sequence atgcagcagcgctcggAGGAGTACTCGTACATCTGGGGCACCGGCATCGCTGTGGAGGTGTTTCGCGACGAGTTCCGCCGCTACCTTGAAACATTTGCGCTCGGGCAGGTGGTGGCCGATccgtcgcggcgcacgccTCAGTCCAacggcggtgaggcggcagcggcacgctcTTCTGTAAGTGACAcccccgcagccgcagccacggcgTACGCACTTCAGGAGAAGTATTACCTAAAGGAGCTCCTGCGTATGCACATGCAGGGCCGCAGCACGCTCGAGGTAGACTTTACTTGGTTGCAACGAGTGGCGCCACGGCTCTACGTGCAGACGGTGCACCACCCCACCGAGTGCCTGCAGATGATGTCAGCCGTGGCCGACGAGGTGTACCGTGATGtactgctgctccgccacggcATCGAAGTGGCAGAAGACGTGCTCATcgctgtggcggcgaagaagcTGCCTTCCATGTGGACGCTGAAGCAGCTGAGTCCGCAGCACattgagcagctgctgagcatCAAAGGGATGGTGATTCGCGTCTCCAAGATCATTCCCGAGATTCGAGTAGCGTGCTTCCAGTGCTGGAACTGCCAGTACCAGGAGCGCAGCGTGAGCGGGGACAAGGGCCGCATCTTCGAGCCGACTCGCTGCGCGCACTGTGGAAAGACCTACTCCTTCAAGCTGCAGCACAACCTGTCGCTCTACGAGGACAAACAGCTCATCAAGGTGCAGGAGTCGCCGGAGCACGTCGCGGACGGCGAGACACCCATCTCGATCGGTGTCGTGGTGTACGGTAGCATGGTCGACGCAGTCGTGCCAGGCGACCGCGTCATTGTCACGGGTGTGTACCGGTCCACCCCAATTCGGCTCAATGCCAACACGCGCATCATCAAGAGCATCTTCGCCACCCACATCGATGCCGTCCACATTGAGCTGGTTCGTGCGACTCGTGCGTCAGAGGCGGGGGCGAGGAAAGGCTGCTTCGCCAACGGCAacgccaccggcaccggtCTCCATGTCTCCACGCCGACGTTAGCGACCGCGAAGAATGCGGAGGGAGACCTGTCCAGTGCGGTGCTGATGGACACGGCGCGCCTCGACATGTTTCATTCCCTCGCCCATCGCCCTGACATCTACGACGTGCTCCTCCACTCCTTCGCCCGCACCATCTGGGGCCACGACGACGTCAAGCGCGGCATCCTGGCGCAGCTCTTTGGCGGGACAGCGAAGACGTTCGTGTTCAGCGAGCGCATCGgtagcggcgccgcagcgacgacaagcagcaacagcgcgGTCTTCCGCTCCGAACTCAACGTGCTGCTGTGTGGTGACCCAGGTGTGGCCAAGTCGCAGCTGCTCACGCAGGTGCACGAGAtcgcgccgcgcggcgtgTACACCTCCggcaagggcagcagcagcgtcggcctCACCGCCTTTGTTGTGCAGGACAGTGACACAGGGGAGTTGGTGCTGGAGCCGGGTGCGCTCGTCCTCTCGGATCGTGGCCTGTGCTGCATCGACGAGTTCGACAAGATGAACGAGGCCACCCGGTCGGTGCTGCACGAGGTAATGGAGCAGCAGACCTTGTCGATCGCCAAGGCCGGCATCATCGCGCAGCTTAACGCCCGCACGTCCATCCTGGCCGCGGCCAACCCGAAGGACTCACAGTGGAATGCGCAGCTGAACGTTGTCGAGAACCTCCAGATCGAGCCGACGCTGCTCTCGCGATTCGATCTcatcttcctcctcctcgactgCCACGACTCCGCGGAGGATCGTCGGCTGGCCGCGCACGTTCTTTCGCTTTACATGGACACCTCCCGTGGCGCGCGCACTCGACGCGCCGTCACCAATGGCAGTGGTGCGGCCGGCGGacgtgtgccgccgcagggAGGTTGCAACGATGACGGCTCCGgtgaggaggacgaggcgacgcagtggcgcagcaccgccagtgCAGGGCAGCCAACCGCGGCCTCAGATGACGCCGCGGGCACCGCGAGCACGCACGTGGATGCAACTACCGGGCTGCCGGTGGAGGTGCACATGGAGCTGCATGGTGAGGTGTTCCTGCAGGGTCCGCCCGATGCGCCGTACATGCCGGCCAACATCCTCTCCGAGTACATTGCACTGGCGCGCGAGACCATCTTTCCGAAGCTAACGGAGGCGTCGCACAAGATGCTCGCACGGTGCTAcgtggagctgcgccaggcCCGCGGCAGCAGTTGCACCGTCtcagcgacgctgcggcaacTGGAGTCCATGATTCGCCTCTCCGAGGCCCGCGCGAAGATGCGCTACGGCAGCGAGGTGTCCGTCGAGGAcgtggtggaggcgaagcgcaTCATCAGCGCTGCTCTGAAGAAAGCCGCCACAGACCCAACGACGGGGCTCATCAACCTCGACATGTTCCACGCCGCTGACCCCGGCAAGAACACGGTGGAGGGAAACATGCGGCGCCTGGAGGGCCTGCTAAAGCGCCGCTACCTCGCCCAGGGGCGGCACACCGTTTCCGTGGCGGAGTTGCGCTCCGTCTTCAACGAGCAGCAGtccggcgcggcgcggccaGTAGCACCGGCGCAGTTTGTGGAACttctcgcccttctctccgGCGGCGACGTAGTGCAGTCCTTCACTGCCACGACGGTGACTCTGGCGATGGCCGGAGCAGCGCCAATGTGA